A genomic stretch from Arachis stenosperma cultivar V10309 chromosome 3, arast.V10309.gnm1.PFL2, whole genome shotgun sequence includes:
- the LOC130970595 gene encoding G-type lectin S-receptor-like serine/threonine-protein kinase RKS1 produces MKLGFDRKTGLNRFLTSWKSQNDPGTGNATYRMDRTGLLPQLFLYTNNAPLMRVGPWTGLRLSGAAEMTQDFIFSFFFIDDSNEVSSIYRVNDPNLLSISVLEETGYLRRLVWQAHEGKWFELWNGPREECDHYRRCGSNSICNPYHEETFLCECLPGFEPKSEREWYLKDGSSGCVRKANVSTCRSGEGFVELALVKAPDTSKASVDFGLSMEECRDTCLRDCSCAAYTSANQSSNTGCITWHGDMEDTRKFSQVGQTLFLRVDALELAKYSKHYNDHASLGKKKMALILALSISFFMFLVVTILMYFFKVRKQVGRRRNHKHSSFRIHVEENLQNFDNTKDSDLPLLFDLISITSATHNFSPTNKLGQGGFGSVYKGCLIDGREIAVKRLSKNSGQGTEEFKNEVTLLVKLQHRNLVRLLGCCFEREERMLIYEYLPNKSLDFFIFDETQRSLLNWDQRFEIIFGIARGILYLHQDSRLKIIHRDLKASNVLLDAAMNPKISDFGMAKIFGEDQIQARTRRVVGTYGYMSPEYAMEGQYSTKSDVFSFGVLLLEIVAGKRNTDHDQGRSSPNLIGYVWILWTEGKALDIVDSSLGQSYPSATVLRCIQVGLLCVQENVNNRPSMLEVIVMLGNEAPIRQPQKPAFLFSDNRELVQEPSAIMEDGSSSVNEITTSTIFGR; encoded by the exons ATGAAGCTCGGGTTCGACCGTAAAACCGGATTGAACCGGTTTCTAACGTCATGGAAATCCCAGAACGACCCGGGAACCGGCAACGCGACATACAGGATGGACCGGACCGGGTTGCTGCCGCAACTGTTTCTATACACGAACAATGCTCCCTTGATGCGGGTTGGGCCGTGGACGGGTCTAAGATTGAGCGGGGCAGCGGAGATGACTCAAGACTTCATCTTCAGCTTCTTCTTCATCGACGATTCAAACGAGGTTTCATCAATCTACAGAGTGAACGACCCAAACCTGCTTTCGATCTCTGTGCTGGAGGAAACCGGGTACCTAAGGCGGTTAGTATGGCAAGCTCACGAGGGGAAGTGGTTCGAGCTCTGGAACGGTCCACGGGAAGAGTGTGACCACTACAGAAGGTGCGGGTCGAATTCCATTTGTAACCCTTATCATGAAGAGACGTTCTTGTGCGAGTGCTTGCCAGGATTCGAACCCAAGTCGGAGAGAGAGTGGTATCTGAAAGACGGGTCAAGTGGGTGCGTGAGGAAGGCCAACGTGTCCACGTGTCGAAGCGGGGAGGGGTTTGTAGAGTTGGCGCTTGTGAAGGCGCCGGATACATCCAAGGCCAGCGTGGATTTTGGGCTGAGTATGGAGGAGTGTAGGGATACGTGCCTTAGGGATTGTTCTTGTGCTGCCTATACTAGTGCTAATCAGAGCTCAAATACCGGTTGCATTACCTGGCATGGAGATATGGAAGATACTAGAAAGTTCTCCCAAGTCGGACAAACTTTGTTTCTACGTGTCGATGCACTAGAATTGG CTAAATATTCCAAGCACTACAATGACCATGCTTCTcttggcaagaaaaagatggcGCTTATTTTAGCGCTTTCTATTTCCTTCTTCATGTTTTTGGTCGTCACAATCCTCATGTACTTTTTCAAGGTTAGGAAGCAAGTTG GTAGAAGAAGGAATCACAAGCATTCTTCCTTTCGTATTCACGTTGAGGAGAATCTACAAAATTTTGACAACACAAAAGATTCAGATTTGCCACTACTATTTGATTTAATCTCTATCACTTCTGCAACTCACAATTTTTCTCCTACTAACAAGCTTGGTCAAGGTGGATTTGGTTCTGTATATAAG GGTTGCTTAATTGATGGAAGAGAAATAGCAGTAAAACGATTATCCAAAAATTCAGGTCAAGGAACCgaagaatttaaaaatgaaGTTACCTTATTAGTGAAACTTCAACACAGAAATCTTGTGAGACTATTGGGTTGTTGCtttgagagagaagaaagaatgtTGATTTATGAATATCTTCCGAACAAAAGTTTGGACTTCTTTATATTTG ATGAAACTCAAAGATCATTACTAAATTGGGATCAAcgttttgaaattatttttggaATTGCTCGAGGAATATTATATCTTCATCAAGATTCGAGACTAAAAATAATTCATAGAGATCTAAAGGCTAGCAATGTTTTACTGGATGCTGCAATGAATCCcaaaatttcagattttggAATGGCTAAAATATTTGGTGAAGATCAAattcaagcaagaacaagaagAGTAGTTGGAACATA TGGATACATGTCACCAGAATATGCAATGGAAGGACAATATTCGACAAAATCAGATGTTTTTAGTTTTGGAGTTTTACTTTTAGAAATTGTTGCCGGCAAAAGGAACACAGACCATGATCAAGGACGATCCTCCCCAAATTTAATTGGATAC GTGTGGATACTTTGGACAGAAGGAAAGGCCTTGGATATAGTAGATTCATCACTTGGGCAGTCTTATCCTTCTGCTACAGTTTTGAGGTGCATTCAAGTTGGACTATTGTGCGTGCAAGAAAATGTGAACAATAGACCATCCATGTTAGAAGTTATTGTCATGCTAGGAAATGAAGCACCCATTCGCCAACCCCAAAAACCAGCATTTTTATTCAGCGACAACCGAGAGCTAGTGCAAGAGCCATCAGCAATAATGGAAGATGGATCTTCATCAGTAAACGAAATAACAACAAGTACAATCTTTGGCCGTTAA
- the LOC130970365 gene encoding G-type lectin S-receptor-like serine/threonine-protein kinase RKS1: protein MAQNHYSLLSSLSVVLLSISLTSCSDTITIDKALRDGEILVSKSKTFAMGFFSPGKSSSRYIGIWYNNLPEQTVIWVANRNTPINDTSGVLSINQHGNLALYNNYTTLPIWSSNVSLTHSNNNVVAQLLDTANFVLFQNNTGTILWQSFDHPTDTFIQHLKVGFDRRSNKSWFLQSWKTDDDPAPGAYTLGFNPNGKPQLFLYNKNLPWWRGGSWNGELLMGIPNMKRDMLKFNISYEEDENHSALSYTMFDESIVSRIVVQQSGFFQVFTWDFQKSQWNRYWSEPTGLCDNYGTCGSNSNCDPLDYDEAFQCSCLPGFEPKFPRNWYENRDGSGGCVRKKGVSVCENGAGFEKIESLKIPDTSMVIVKKGLSLNECEKECLRNCTCNAYSVADIRNGGSGCMTWHGDLMDIQKLSDQGQDLFVRVDSVELAKYYKRPTLFGKNKLVAALVAFVLLVLLLVSSVYYLWKKSKNKEKMMWDLNHGSPREENDVQSKRHPNLPLFSFKMIMAATEKFSPDNKLGQGGFGSVYKGHLFDGQEIAVKRLSKDSGQGIEEFINEVTLLVKLQHRNLVRLLGCCLEKEERMLVYEYLPNKSLDFLIFDEVRRSSLDWGQRFKIISGIARGVLYLHQDSRLKIIHRDLKASNVLLDAVMNPKISDFGMARIFGEEQIHASTKKVVGTYGYMSPEYAMEGRYSTKSDVFSFGVLLLEIIAGKRNTNCEKGRAASLIGYVWKLWTEGRALDVVDSTLGQSYPPEIALRCIQIGLLCVQESVNNRPSMLEVVFMLRNEAPICSPQKPAFLFNGNLDMKGSSTSGGGSSVNEVTVTTISAR, encoded by the exons ATGGCCCAAAACCATTATTCTCTGCTTAGTTCTTTGAGTGTAGTCCTTCTCAGCATCTCACTTACCTCATGTTCTGATACAATTACCATTGACAAAGCCCTCAGAGATGGTGAGATTCTTGTTTCTAAGAGCAAAACCTTTGCCATGGGATTCTTTAGTCCAGGCAAATCCAGTTCCCGTTACATCGGAATCTGGTACAACAACTTGCCAGAACAAACTGTGATTTGGGTTGCAAACAGAAACACTCCCATCAACGACACATCAGGGGTTCTCTCAATCAACCAGCATGGAAATCTAGCACTCTATAACAACTATACCACTCTTCCAATTTGGTCTTCAAATGTTTCACTCACACACTCCAACAACAACGTTGTAGCTCAACTCTTGGACACAGCAAACTTTGTTCTGTTCCAAAACAACACCGGAACCATCCTATGGCAAAGCTTTGATCACCCTACTGACACCTTCATTCAGCACTTGAAAGTTGGTTTTGACAGAAGAAGTAACAAGAGCTGGTTCCTCCAATCATGGAAGACAGATGATGACCCTGCTCCTGGTGCATACACGTTGGGATTCAACCCCAATGGGAAGCCACAGCTGTTCTTATACAACAAGAACCTTCCATGGTGGCGAGGAGGATCATGGAACGGTGAATTGCTCATGGGTATACCAAACATGAAACGAGACATGCTCAAATTCAATATTTCTTATGAGGAAGATGAAAACCATTCAGCACTCTCATACACCATGTTTGATGAGTCCATTGTGAGCAGAATAGTGGTTCAGCAATCAGGTTTCTTTCAAGTGTTCACCTGGGATTTCCAGAAGAGTCAGTGGAACCGGTACTGGTCAGAGCCAACAGGTCTATGTGATAACTATGGAACATGTGGATCTAACAGTAACTGTGACCCTTTGGACTATGATGAGGCCTTTCAGTGTAGTTGTTTACCTGGGTTTGAACCCAAGTTCCCGCGAAACTGGTATGAGAATAGAGATGGATCAGGAGGGTGTGTGAGGAAGAAAGGGGTGTCTGTTTGTGAGAATGGGGCAGGGTTTGAGAAGATTGAAAGCTTGAAGATTCCTGATACATCTATGGTAATAGTTAAAAAGGGTTTGAGTTTGAATGAGTGTGAGAAAGAGTGTTTGAGAAACTGCACTTGCAATGCATATTCAGTTGCTGATATTAGGAATGGTGGGAGTGGGTGCATGACATGGCATGGGGACTTGATGGACATTCAGAAGCTCAGTGATCAAGGCCAAGATCTTTTTGTCCGTGTCGACTCTGTTGAGCTAG CCAAGTACTATAAAAGACCAACATTGTTTGGTAAAAACAAGTTGGTAGCGGCTCTGGTAGCTTTCGTGCTTCTGGTTCTCCTTCTAGTGTCCAGTGTGTATTACTTGTGGAAGAAGAGTAAAAACAAAG AGAAAATGATGTGGGATTTAAATCATGGTTCTCCAAGAGAAGAAAACGATGTTCAAAGCAAAAGACATCCAAACCTTCCCTTATTCAGTTTTAAAATGATAATGGCAGCCACAGAAAAATTTTCTCCAGATAATAAGCTAGGCCAAGGTGGATTTGGCTCTGTCTATAAG GGTCATCTATTTGATGGACAGGAGATAGCAGTAAAAAGACTCTCCAAAGATTCAGGTCAAGGAATAGAAGAGTTCATAAATGAAGTTACACTGCTAGTTAAACTCCAACACAGAAATCTTGTGAGGTTGCTCGGTTGTTGCCTTGAGAAGGAAGAAAGAATGCTAGTTTACGAATACCTTCCAAACAAAAGCCTAGACTTCCTCATATTTG ATGAAGTTCGAAGATCATCGTTAGATTGGGGTCAACGCTTTAAAATTATTTCGGGAATTGCTCGAGGTGTATTGTATCTTCATCAAGATTCAAGATTGAAAATAATTCACAGAGATCTAAAAGCCAGCAATGTTCTTCTTGATGCTGTAATGAATCCCAAAATCTCAGACTTTGGAATGGCTAGAATATTTGGAGAAGAACAAATTCATGCAAGTACAAAAAAAGTAGTTGGAACCTA TGGTTATATGTCACCTGAATATGCAATGGAAGGACGATACTCTACAAAATCAGATGTCTTCAGTTTCGGAGTCTTGTTATTGGAGATTATTGCTGGAAAAAGAAATACAAATTGTGAGAAAGGAAGAGCAGCCTCCTTAATTGGATAT GTGTGGAAACTTTGGACTGAAGGAAGGGCCTTGGATGTTGTAGATTCAACACTAGGCCAATCTTATCCTCCAGAAATAGCACTGAGGTGCATTCAAATTGGACTATTGTGTGTGCAAGAAAGCGTCAACAATAGACCTTCCATGTTAGAAGTTGTTTTCATGCTACGCAATGAAGCACCTATTTGTTCACCTCAGAAGCCAGCATTTTTATTCAATGGCAACCTGGACATGAAAGGTTCATCAACATCTGGAGGAGGATCTTCAGTAAATGAAGTGACAGTAACTACCATCTCTGCTAGATAA
- the LOC130970364 gene encoding G-type lectin S-receptor-like serine/threonine-protein kinase RKS1 codes for MYSAENPLCLIMGQNQKPKLHCHYWLLSSLTVVLLNISFGSCFDTISTDKALRDGEILVSRDKTFAMGFFSPGRSTSRYIGIWYNNLPQQTVIWVANRNTPINDTSGVLSINQHGNLALHHNHSILPIWSTNVSVTPSDTNKVIAQLTDIANLVLILNDTKTVIWQSFDQPTDTLIPHLRLGFDRGKGQSWVIQSWKTDDDPSPGDFTLKFSTNGMPQLFLYHKNLPWWRGGPWNGEFFMGIPNMKRDNNIFNVSCEEDENHAALSYNTYDKSVPSWVVVQQSGFFQVFTWDNQKNQWNRYWSEPTGQCDNYGTCGPNSNCDPLNYEDFQCTCLPGFEPKFPRNWYENRDGSGGCARKKGASVCGSGEGFVNIEGLKVPDTSVAIVKEGLSLEECEKECLRNCSCSAYAVANVASGGSGCFAWHGDLMDIEKLSDQGQEIFVRVDAVELANYYKKTKEAFGKKKIVGVLVASLFAVLLILACVYHLRLQKKKKEDKMLRQLNQDSPRENSDIQSKGDPNLPFFSMKIIMAATENFAPQNKLGQGGFGSVYKGQLYNGQEIAVKRLSRDSGQGIEEFKNEVTLLVKLQHRNLVRLHGCCLEKEERMLVYEYLPNRSLDFFIFDKLQRSLLDWDRRFEIIYGIARGVLYLHQDSRLKIIHRDLKASNVLLDATMNPKISDFGMARIFGEDQIQARTRRVVGTYGYMSPEYAMEGRYSTKSDVFSFGVLLLEIIAGKRNTDSSDKERASPNLIGYVWKLWTEGKALDMVDTTLDQSYPPEIALKCIQIGLLCVQENVNKRPSMLEVVFMLGNEAPICPPQKPAFLFNGNQDDLQESSTSGGVSSINEVTATTISAR; via the exons ATGTACTCTGCAGAAAATCCTCTCTGCCTTATCATGGGTCAAAATCAAAAACCAAAGTTACATTGCCATTATTGGCTGCTAAGTTCTTTGACAGTAGTCCTTCTTAACATCTCATTTGGCTCTTGCTTTGACACCATATCCACTGACAAAGCCCTCAGAGATGGTGAGATTCTTGTTTCTAGGGATAAGACTTTTGCTATGGGATTCTTCAGCCCAGGCAGGTCCACTTCCCGTTACATCGGAATCTGGTACAACAATCTGCCACAACAAACTGTTATTTGGGTTGCAAACAGAAACACTCCCATCAATGACACATCTGGGGTTCTCTCAATCAACCAACATGGAAATCTAGCACTCCACCATAATCATAGCATTCTTCCAATTTGGTCTACCAATGTTTCAGTCACACCTTCAGACACAAACAAAGTTATAGCTCAACTCACAGACATAGCCAACCTTGTTCTGATCCTTAACGACACCAAAACTGTCATCTGGCAAAGCTTTGATCAACCAACAGATACTTTGATTCCCCACCTGAGATTAGGATTTGACAGAGGAAAAGGCCAGAGCTGGGTCATCCAATCTTGGAAAACAGATGATGATCCTTCACCTGGTGACTTCACATTGAAGTTCAGCACCAATGGTATGCCACAGTTGTTTTTATACCACAAGAATCTTCCATGGTGGCGAGGAGGACCGTGGAATGGTGAGTTTTTCATGGGTATACCCAACATGAAACGAGATAACAACATTTTCAATGTTTCTTGTGAGGAAGATGAGAACCATGCAGCACTCTCATATAACACCTATGACAAATCCGTTCCCAGTTGGGTGGTGGTTCAGCAATCTGGTTTCTTTCAAGTGTTCACTTGGGATAACCAGAAGAATCAGTGGAACCGGTATTGGTCAGAGCCTACTGGTCAATGTGATAACTATGGAACATGTGGACCTAACAGTAACTGTGACCCTTTGAACTATGAGGATTTTCAGTGCACTTGTCTGCCCGGGTTTGAACCGAAATTCCCGCGTAACTGGTATGAGAACAGAGATGGTTCAGGAGGGTGTGCGAGGAAGAAAGGTGCCTCTGTTTGTGGGAGTGGAGAAGGGTTTGTGAATATTGAAGGATTGAAGGTTCCTGATACATCTGTGGCTATAGTTAAGGAGGGTTTGAGTTTGGAGGAGTGTGAGAAGGAATGCTTGAGAAACTGTTCTTGCAGTGCTTATGCAGTTGCTAATGTGGCCAGTGGTGGAAGTGGATGCTTTGCATGGCATGGTGATTTGATGGACATAGAGAAGCTTAGTGATCAAGGCCAAGAAATATTTGTACGTGTTGATGCTGTTGAATTAG CTAATTAttacaagaaaacaaaagaagcATTTGGTAAGAAAAAGATTGTAGGGGTTCTGGTAGCTTCTTTGTTTGCAGTTCTCCTTATTCTGGCCTGTGTATATCACTTGCGGTtgcagaagaaaaagaaagaag ATAAAATGTTGCGGCAATTGAATCAAGATTCTCCTAGAGAAAACAGTGATATTCAAAGTAAAGGAGATCCAAATCTCCCCTTCTTCAGCATGAAAATAATCATGGCAGCCACAGAAAATTTTGCTCCTCAGAATAAACTTGGACAAGGTGGATTTGGCTCTGTCTATAAG GGTCAGCTATACAATGGACAAGAGATAGCAGTGAAAAGATTGTCCAGAGATTCTGGACAAGGAatagaagaatttaaaaatgaaGTTACACTATTAGTTAAACTTCAACATAGAAATCTTGTGAGATTGCATGGTTGTTGCCttgaaaaggaagaaagaatgCTTGTCTATGAATACCTTCCAAACAGAAGTTTGGACTTCTTTATATTCG ATAAACTCCAAAGGTCATTGTTAGATTGGGATCGGCGTTTTGAAATTATTTATGGGATTGCTCGAGGTGTATTATATCTTCATCAAGATTCaagattaaaaataattcacaGAGATCTCAAAGCTAGCAATGTTCTCCTTGATGCCACAATGAATCCGAAAATTTCAGACTTTGGCATGGCTAGAATATTTGGCGAAGATCAAATCCAAGCCAGAACGAGAAGAGTAGTAGGAACATA TGGTTATATGTCACCCGAATACGCAATGGAAGGACGATATTCAACAAAATCTGATGTCTTTAGTTTTGGAGTCTTACTTCTAGAGATTATTGCCGGCAAGAGGAACACAGATAGCAGCGACAAAGAAAGAGCCTCCCCAAATTTAATTGGATAT GTATGGAAATTGTGGACAGAAGGAAAGGCTTTGGATATGGTAGACACAACACTAGACCAATCTTATCCTCCTGAGATAGCTTTGAAGTGCATTCAAATTGGACTATTGTGTGTGCAAGAAAATGTGAACAAGAGACCTTCCATGTTGGAGGTTGTTTTCATGTTAGGGAATGAAGCACCTATTTGTCCACCTCAAAAGCCAGCATTTTTATTCAATGGCAACCAAGATGACTTGCAAGAGTCATCAACATCTGGAGGAGTATCTTCAATTAATGAAGTAACAGCAACTACCATCTCTGCTAGATAA